In one Amaranthus tricolor cultivar Red isolate AtriRed21 chromosome 8, ASM2621246v1, whole genome shotgun sequence genomic region, the following are encoded:
- the LOC130821354 gene encoding kxDL motif-containing protein LO9-177 isoform X2 — MEESERTAIKAASKEVSHECKTLMNSELIESLKQMQHLILGRLQDSNAVLSHFNEYSENGYADVIADFSRNTRVLKSMKTDLDYIFQKLRSMKSKILATYPDAFPNGSLEVVDSRLDLEVPACDSDQKDHASPIEPHQLPTV, encoded by the coding sequence ATGGAAGAATCAGAACGGACAGCGATTAAGGCAGCATCAAAGGAAGTTTCTCATGAATGCAAAACGCTTATGAATTCTGAGTTGATCGAATCTCTTAAGCAAATGCAACATCTCATATTGGGAAGACTGCAAGACAGCAATGCAGTGCTTTCACATTTCAATGAATACTCGGAGAATGGCTATGCAGATGTCATTGCTGACTTCTCGAGAAATACTCGTGTCTTGAAATCAATGAAGACAGACCTCGACTACATATTTCAGAAGTTGAGAAGCATGAAGTCCAAGATCTTAGCTACTTATCCCGATGCGTTCCCAAATGGATCCTTGGAAGTGGTCGACAGCAGACTGGACCTTGAGGTGCCTGCATGCGACTCAGATCAGAAGGATCATGCTAGTCCAATAGAACCCCATCAACTACCAACTGTGTAA